The Papaver somniferum cultivar HN1 chromosome 3, ASM357369v1, whole genome shotgun sequence genome includes a region encoding these proteins:
- the LOC113356852 gene encoding bZIP transcription factor TRAB1-like, with the protein MGSNLNFKNMGEAPPEGSGVGRPPGGFPLARQTSVYSLTFDEFQNTMGGLGKDFGSMNMDEFLRNIWTAEEAQVMGMVPSAFSAGAGGSGVAVEGGLPNGNLQRQGSLTLPRTLSTKTVDEVWKDLYKENGGVLKDGNVNVNVNDGVGVGSNMQQRQQTLGEMTLEEFLVRAGVVREEPQSVGRPSNTNNNNGFYGDLLGTANNNNNGGLALGFGQQPNRSNGIPVNCINDNNALLANQSPNLDMTMNGNRPSQQQQLQQPHHQLQQPQQHQHILPKQPAVSYASPLHLTNNNHLGSPGIRGGVGGLGDTMMTNGFVQGGGVQGGGLNMVGLGGAGTAVTIASVSPANRPSSDGLGKSNGDNSSLSPVPYVFNGTLRGKRSGAVEKVVERRQRRMIKNRESAARSRARKQAYTMELEAEVAKLKEENQELQKKQAEIEEMQKNQELEMMNQQPGSKRRCLRRTQTGPW; encoded by the exons ATGGGTTCAAATTTAAACTTTAAGAACATGGGTGAAGCGCCACCAGAAGGAAGCGGAGTAGGAAGGCCACCAGGGGGTTTTCCATTAGCAAGACAAACATCTGTATATTCGTtaacatttgatgagtttcagAATACTATGGGTGGACTTGGAAAGGATTTTGGATCAATGAATATGGATGAATTTCTTAGGAATATTTGGACAGCTGAAGAGGCTCAAGTTATGGGGATGGTTCCGTCTGCTTTCagtgctggtgctggtggtagTGGGGTTGCTGTTGAAGGAGGATTACCCAATGGGAATCTTCAGAGACAGGGTTCGTTAACGTTACCACGCACGTTGAGCactaaaactgttgatgaagtttGGAAAGATTTGTATAAAGAAAATGGTGGTGTGCTTAAAGATGGGAATGTTAACGTTAATGTTAACGATGGTGTCGGTGTTGGTTCGAATATGCAGCAAAGGCAACAGACTTTAGGAGAAATGACTTTGGAAGAATTTTTGGTTAGAGCTGGGGTAGTAAGAGAAGAGCCTCAATCAGTTGGAAGACCTAGTAATACCAATAATAACAATGGATTTTATGGTGATTTACTTGGTACTGCTAATAACAACAATAATGGTGGTTTGGCCCTTGGGTTTGGACAGCAACCAAATCGATCAAATGGAATTCCAGTTAATTGTATTAACGATAATAATGCTTTACTCGCCAATCAAAGTCCAAATTTGGATATGACTATGAATGGGAATAGGCCATCTCAACAACAACAGCTTCAACAACCACACCATCAGCTTCAGCAACCGCAACAGCATCAGCATATTCTCCCTAAGCAACCTGCCGTCTCTTATGCTTCTCCCCTTCATTTAACTAACAATAATCACTTGGGTAGTCCGGGGATTAGAGGAGGGGTTGGGGGATTAGGGGACACCATGATGACCAATGGGTTTGTTCAAGGTGGCGGGGTTCAAGGTGGTGGACTAAATATGGTTGGCCTAGGAGGAGCAGGGACGGCTGTTACAATAGCAAGTGTATCACCTGCAAACCGACCTTCTTCAGATGGGCTTGGGAAGAGTAATGGTGATAATTCTTCCTTGTCACCAGTGCCTTACGTTTTTAATGGAACTTTAAGGGGCAAGCGAAGTGGAGCTGTAGAGAAAGTTGTCGAGAGGAGGCAGAGGAGAATGATAAAGAACAGAGAGTCTGCTGCACGATCACGTGCTCGCAAGCAG GCTTATACCATGGAACTTGAAGCAGAAGTAGCGAAACTCAAAGAGGAGAACCAAGAGTTGCAAAAGAAGCAG GCTGAAATTgaggaaatgcagaaaaatcag GAATTAGAGATGATGAATCAACAACCCGGATCCAAGAGGCGATGCTTAAGGAGGACACAGACTGGTCCTTGGTGA